Proteins co-encoded in one Caloenas nicobarica isolate bCalNic1 chromosome 19, bCalNic1.hap1, whole genome shotgun sequence genomic window:
- the LOC135996676 gene encoding uncharacterized protein LOC135996676, producing the protein MEGILQSGPLKGGGLMLIELKDQFGILTGKRPRIRTGDSLWGQRSEGDTGRSSPGRGKSPSRCGSGAISSQAAQQTPPLLWQRGLSKAGPARRSPCRYGNGSFPEGGALHAGGGLAERRAVRRRGRAGVRHGRGVTGRAAPVPPGPLSGQDLGEGVRRMEPGSSRWQPVVRETHGQREQVLRREKEQQAARLLWPRQDARQDARQERAELLAQHQQRLSALEQQHQLEWLRELQRFYQHLAAWTEPGWGLGDLKAHGAPSLRSSPPLDPNTQSKEQQIHHPGHELQLLQEML; encoded by the exons ATGGAGGGC ATACTGCAGTCCGGACCGCTGAAAGGGGGTGGACTCATGCTGATCGAATTAAAGGACCAATTCGGAATCCTCACTGGGAAGCGACCAAGAATCCGGACA GGGGATtcgctctggggacagaggagcgaGGGCGacacgggcaggagcagcccggggCGAGGGAAGAGCCCGAGCCGCTGCGGCTCTGGGGCCATTTCTAGTCAGGCCGCGCAGCAGACACCCCCGTTGCTATGGCAGCGGGGGCTCTCCAAGgccggccccgcgcggcgcaGCCCCTGTCGCTATGGGAACGGGTCCTTCCCCGAGGGCGGCGCGCTCCATGCGGGCGGCGGGCTGGCTGAGCGCCGCGCcgtgcggcggcggggccgggcgggagtTCGGCACGGCCGGGGGGTGACGGGCCGAGcagccccggttcccccgg GGCCTCTCTCCGGGCAGGACCTCGGCgaaggtgtcaggaggatggagccaggctcttctcggtggcagCCAGTG gtgcGGGAGACCCacgggcagcgggagcaggTGCTGCGGcgggagaaggagcagcaggcagctcgGCTGCTGTGGCCGCGGCAGGACGCGCGGCAGGACGCAaggcaggagcgggcagagctgctggcgcaGCACCAGCAGCGCCTGAGtgcgctggagcagcagcaccagctggagtggctgcgggagctgcagag gtTTTATCAGCATCTCGCAGCATGGACGGAGCCCGggtggggacttggagacctcaaGGCCCATGGGGCCCCATCATTGCGCAGTTCACCACccctggacccaaatactcAGTCCAAGgaacaacag atacaccatccaggccatgagctgcagcttctccaggagatgctgtga